Proteins encoded together in one Variovorax paradoxus window:
- a CDS encoding cysteine hydrolase — protein sequence MKQSIQFLLIDPQNDFCDLPASWLPADAATGAQLQPALPVAGAHADMLRVAGLIREGAQGIGGITVTLDSHHRFDIAHPTFWQTRDGADVPPFTSISAAQVNAGDYRPRDPAALPRAMAYIEELERRGRYTLMVWPVHCEIGSWGHNVHAAVKAAYNAWEDERLRVVQKIGKGSNPWTEHYSAIQAEVPDKDDPATRLNMPLVESLDRADLIVIAGEASSHCVKATTEHIAANLPSGKTAKLVLVTDCMSPVTGFEAQHQAFLQDMGNRGAQLLTSAEVLSILTANT from the coding sequence ATGAAGCAGAGCATCCAATTTCTCCTGATCGATCCGCAGAACGACTTTTGCGACCTTCCCGCCAGTTGGCTTCCGGCAGACGCAGCCACCGGCGCGCAATTGCAGCCGGCGCTGCCGGTGGCCGGCGCGCATGCCGACATGCTGCGCGTGGCCGGGCTCATCCGCGAAGGCGCTCAAGGCATTGGCGGCATCACCGTTACGCTGGATTCGCACCACAGGTTCGACATTGCGCACCCCACGTTCTGGCAAACCCGCGATGGCGCCGATGTGCCTCCTTTCACGTCGATTTCCGCGGCCCAGGTCAATGCCGGCGACTACCGCCCGCGCGACCCTGCCGCCCTGCCCCGGGCAATGGCCTACATCGAAGAGCTCGAGCGCCGTGGCCGCTACACGCTGATGGTGTGGCCGGTGCACTGCGAGATCGGCAGCTGGGGCCACAACGTGCACGCCGCCGTCAAGGCCGCCTACAACGCCTGGGAGGACGAGCGGCTGCGCGTGGTGCAAAAAATCGGCAAGGGCAGCAACCCCTGGACCGAACACTACAGCGCCATCCAGGCCGAAGTGCCGGACAAAGACGATCCTGCCACCCGGCTCAACATGCCGCTGGTCGAGTCGCTCGATCGCGCCGACCTGATCGTGATTGCCGGAGAAGCCAGCAGCCATTGCGTAAAGGCCACCACCGAGCACATTGCCGCCAACCTCCCTTCCGGCAAGACCGCCAAGCTGGTGCTCGTTACCGATTGCATGAGCCCGGTGACCGGCTTCGAGGCGCAGCACCAGGCATTCCTGCAAGACATGGGCAACCGCGGCGCGCAGCTTCTCACCAGCGCCGAAGTGCTTTCCATATTGACCGCCAATACCTGA
- a CDS encoding helix-turn-helix domain-containing protein — MDSLIAASARALAAGDALGALKRVALRDDPPALALRGIAMAQLGEHPRARELLRRAARGFGAHEELARARCLVAEAEVALAMRDLGGSPRLLAAAASTLEAHADHGNALQARLIAARKFLLLGRLGDAAATLAPLDARGLPPSLAAVAELTAAELALRSLRTAMAQAALDRAHEAAERARVPALLAEVAEARAALDRPAARRRSAGGEETLRLQEVEALLASDALVVDACRRGVGAGDAWRPLARRPVLFALARALAEAWPGDVDREALIAYAFNTRHPDETLRARLRVEVGRLRALIAPLAGIEATARGFVLKPRGGREVAVLAPPIDGEQASLLALLSDGAAWSTSALALALGASQRTVQRALAELEATGRVRAIGRARAQRWLSPPLTGFTTILLLPAALPIE, encoded by the coding sequence ATGGATTCCCTGATCGCCGCCTCCGCGCGCGCCCTTGCCGCCGGCGATGCGCTCGGCGCACTCAAGCGGGTTGCCTTGCGCGACGACCCGCCTGCGCTGGCCCTGCGCGGCATTGCCATGGCGCAGCTTGGCGAGCATCCACGTGCGCGCGAGCTCCTTCGGCGGGCCGCCCGCGGCTTTGGCGCCCACGAGGAACTGGCGCGCGCCCGCTGCCTTGTTGCCGAGGCCGAGGTGGCGCTGGCCATGCGGGACCTTGGGGGATCGCCGCGATTGCTTGCCGCAGCGGCCTCCACGCTCGAGGCGCATGCCGACCACGGCAATGCGCTGCAGGCGCGGCTGATCGCGGCGCGCAAGTTCCTGCTGCTCGGCCGGCTCGGCGACGCGGCGGCAACGCTGGCCCCGCTCGATGCGCGCGGTTTACCGCCGTCGCTGGCGGCCGTGGCCGAGCTGACCGCGGCCGAGCTGGCGCTGCGATCGCTGCGCACCGCCATGGCGCAGGCGGCACTCGACCGCGCACATGAGGCGGCCGAACGCGCGCGCGTGCCGGCGCTCCTGGCCGAGGTGGCGGAAGCGCGGGCCGCGCTAGATCGTCCCGCCGCGCGGCGCCGCTCGGCCGGTGGCGAAGAGACGCTGCGCCTGCAAGAGGTGGAGGCTCTTTTGGCATCGGATGCGCTGGTGGTCGATGCATGCCGCCGCGGCGTTGGCGCCGGGGATGCATGGCGGCCGCTGGCCCGGCGCCCGGTGCTGTTTGCATTGGCGCGCGCGCTGGCCGAGGCGTGGCCAGGGGACGTCGATCGCGAAGCGCTGATTGCCTATGCGTTCAATACCCGCCACCCCGACGAGACGCTCCGGGCGCGCCTGCGGGTCGAGGTCGGCAGGCTGCGCGCTCTCATCGCGCCGCTCGCGGGCATCGAGGCGACGGCGCGGGGATTCGTGCTCAAGCCGCGCGGCGGGCGCGAGGTTGCCGTGCTGGCACCGCCCATCGACGGCGAGCAGGCCTCGCTGCTGGCGCTGCTCTCCGACGGAGCGGCATGGTCGACCTCGGCGCTGGCGCTGGCCTTGGGGGCCAGCCAGCGCACCGTGCAGCGCGCGCTCGCCGAACTGGAAGCTACCGGCCGTGTGCGCGCCATCGGGCGGGCGAGGGCGCAGCGCTGGCTGTCGCCGCCGCTGACCGGATTCACGACGATCTTGTTACTCCCCGCCGCCCTGCCGATTGAATAG
- a CDS encoding DUF899 domain-containing protein, with protein sequence MNTTVAEASVANHPVVAKDRWLAQRKALLAREKELTQLRDQIARERRALPWTRVEKNYIFDTPDGPRALADLFEGRRQLLVQHFMLGPDWEQGCPSCSYMADHVDGMKVHLENRDVTLLTVSRAPLGQIERFRRRMGWQFRWVSAYGSDFNYDFGVSFTSEQWAEGKGEVYYNYSVRPFPAEEAPGISVFYKDDAGEVFHTYSTYERGVEVMMGTYNLLDLTPKGRDEHNAVYTMDWVRHHDRYEPAPAAKPAAHACCHPSN encoded by the coding sequence ATGAACACCACCGTTGCCGAAGCAAGCGTTGCCAACCACCCCGTCGTTGCGAAGGACCGTTGGCTCGCCCAGCGCAAGGCGCTGCTGGCACGCGAAAAGGAACTGACGCAGCTGCGCGACCAGATTGCCCGCGAGCGTCGCGCCTTGCCGTGGACCCGCGTCGAGAAGAACTACATCTTCGACACGCCCGATGGCCCGCGCGCGCTGGCCGACCTGTTCGAGGGCCGCCGCCAGTTGCTGGTGCAGCATTTCATGCTCGGCCCCGATTGGGAGCAGGGCTGCCCGAGCTGCTCCTACATGGCCGACCACGTCGACGGAATGAAGGTGCACCTGGAAAACCGCGACGTCACGCTGCTGACTGTGTCCCGCGCGCCGCTCGGGCAGATCGAGCGCTTTCGCCGGCGCATGGGCTGGCAGTTCAGGTGGGTGTCGGCGTACGGCAGCGATTTCAACTACGACTTCGGCGTGAGCTTCACGTCGGAACAATGGGCCGAGGGCAAGGGCGAGGTCTACTACAACTACAGCGTGCGGCCTTTTCCGGCCGAGGAGGCACCCGGCATCAGCGTGTTCTACAAGGACGATGCGGGCGAGGTCTTCCACACCTACTCGACCTACGAGCGCGGCGTCGAAGTGATGATGGGCACCTACAACCTGCTCGATCTCACCCCCAAGGGCCGCGACGAGCACAACGCGGTCTACACCATGGACTGGGTGCGCCACCACGATCGCTACGAGCCGGCGCCGGCCGCAAAGCCGGCAGCCCACGCGTGCTGCCATCCGTCGAACTGA
- a CDS encoding NUDIX hydrolase → MKSSNTQADLKFPRPLVTVDVVIFTVLDDELKVVLMRRPSEAHEPFPGRWALPGGFIDVDKDASLLGCALRKLQEKTGVSAPYLEQLGSWGGASRDPRGWSTTHAFFALVPSQDLVLEKGANAAQVEWIEATAAARKRLAFDHGEILEAAIARLRSKVEYTSLPAFLLGEPFTLPQLQHTYEVVLGRPVDKSAFRKRMLDAGFMEEAGTVEGTFGRPAMGYRLRDRSQAALFPRTFSPRDSAEPGA, encoded by the coding sequence TTGAAATCTTCCAACACGCAGGCCGATTTGAAGTTTCCCAGGCCGCTGGTCACCGTCGACGTCGTCATCTTTACCGTGCTGGATGATGAGTTGAAGGTCGTTCTGATGCGCCGCCCCAGTGAGGCCCACGAGCCGTTTCCGGGACGCTGGGCCCTGCCGGGCGGGTTCATCGACGTCGACAAGGACGCCAGCCTGCTCGGCTGCGCCTTGCGCAAGCTGCAAGAAAAGACCGGTGTTTCTGCGCCGTACCTGGAGCAACTGGGCAGCTGGGGCGGCGCAAGCCGCGATCCGCGAGGCTGGTCGACCACGCATGCGTTCTTCGCACTCGTGCCCAGCCAGGACCTGGTGCTCGAAAAAGGAGCGAACGCCGCGCAGGTGGAATGGATCGAGGCCACTGCGGCCGCCCGCAAGCGCCTCGCCTTCGATCACGGCGAGATCCTCGAAGCCGCCATTGCCCGCCTGCGCAGCAAGGTCGAATACACCTCGCTCCCAGCCTTCCTGCTGGGCGAACCGTTCACCCTGCCGCAGCTGCAGCACACCTACGAAGTGGTGCTTGGCCGCCCGGTCGACAAGAGCGCGTTCCGCAAGCGGATGCTCGACGCCGGCTTCATGGAAGAAGCCGGCACGGTGGAAGGCACCTTCGGCCGCCCGGCCATGGGCTACCGCCTGCGCGACCGGTCCCAGGCCGCCCTGTTCCCCCGCACCTTCAGCCCGCGCGACTCTGCGGAGCCTGGCGCTTGA
- the phbB gene encoding acetoacetyl-CoA reductase, which translates to MSKKVAYVTGGMGGIGTAICQRLFKDGFTVVAGCGPTRDHAKWLAEQKALGFEFHASVGNVGDWQSTVEAFSAAKAAHGAIDVLVNNAGITRDRMFLKMTPEDWSAVIETNLNSMFNVTKQVVGDMVEKGWGRIINISSVNGAKGQAGQTNYSAAKAGMHGFTMALAQELASKGVTVNTVSPGYIGTDMVKAIRQEVLDKIVATIPVKRLGEPSEIASIISWLATDEGGYSTGADFSVNGGLHMH; encoded by the coding sequence ATGAGCAAGAAAGTTGCATATGTCACCGGAGGCATGGGTGGCATCGGAACTGCCATCTGCCAGCGCCTTTTCAAAGACGGCTTTACTGTCGTCGCAGGCTGCGGCCCCACGCGCGACCATGCCAAATGGCTGGCCGAGCAGAAGGCCCTGGGCTTCGAGTTCCACGCGTCGGTCGGCAATGTCGGCGACTGGCAATCCACAGTCGAAGCATTTTCCGCCGCAAAGGCGGCGCACGGCGCCATCGACGTGCTCGTCAACAACGCCGGCATCACGCGGGACCGCATGTTCCTGAAGATGACGCCCGAAGACTGGAGCGCGGTCATCGAGACCAACCTCAACAGCATGTTCAACGTCACCAAGCAGGTGGTGGGCGACATGGTCGAGAAGGGCTGGGGCCGCATCATCAACATCAGCTCGGTGAACGGCGCCAAGGGCCAGGCGGGGCAGACCAACTACTCGGCGGCCAAGGCCGGCATGCACGGCTTCACGATGGCGCTGGCGCAAGAGCTGGCGAGCAAGGGCGTCACGGTCAATACCGTGAGCCCGGGCTACATCGGCACCGACATGGTGAAAGCCATTCGCCAGGAAGTGCTCGACAAGATCGTGGCCACCATCCCGGTCAAGCGCCTGGGCGAGCCGAGCGAAATTGCCTCCATCATCTCGTGGCTTGCCACGGACGAGGGCGGCTACTCCACCGGGGCCGACTTCTCGGTCAACGGCGGGCTCCACATGCACTGA
- a CDS encoding Vgb family protein, with product MSSSSSKAGKDQAAITASAAEIVREYGPLAGEASVGGVTHDGQRVWAATRDGLIAFDPVSGKTTRTLACAGDAGTAFDGTYLYQITEARIDKIDPVTGTVVASIPAPGNGSDSGLTWAEGSLWVGQYRDRKIRQIDPATGAVLRTIESNRFVTGVTWVDGELWHGTWEGDESELRRINPESGAVLERLEMPRGTGVSGLESDGGDLFYCGGGGSGKVRAVRRPKAAARA from the coding sequence ATGAGCAGTAGCAGCAGCAAGGCAGGCAAGGACCAGGCCGCCATTACGGCGAGTGCAGCCGAAATCGTTCGCGAGTACGGGCCCTTGGCCGGTGAGGCGAGCGTGGGCGGCGTGACCCACGACGGGCAGCGCGTCTGGGCCGCCACGCGCGACGGCCTGATTGCCTTCGACCCGGTGAGCGGCAAGACCACGCGCACGCTGGCTTGCGCCGGAGACGCCGGCACCGCCTTCGACGGCACTTACCTGTATCAGATCACCGAGGCGCGCATCGACAAGATCGACCCCGTGACCGGCACGGTGGTGGCATCGATTCCCGCGCCCGGCAACGGCAGCGACTCGGGGCTCACCTGGGCCGAGGGCAGCCTGTGGGTGGGGCAGTACCGCGACCGCAAGATCCGCCAGATCGACCCGGCCACCGGCGCGGTGCTCCGCACCATCGAGTCCAACCGCTTCGTTACCGGGGTGACCTGGGTCGACGGCGAGCTGTGGCATGGCACCTGGGAGGGCGACGAGAGCGAGCTCCGCCGCATCAACCCCGAAAGCGGCGCCGTGCTCGAGCGGCTCGAAATGCCGCGCGGCACCGGTGTGAGCGGGCTCGAATCCGACGGGGGAGACCTTTTCTATTGCGGCGGCGGAGGCAGCGGAAAAGTCCGTGCCGTGCGGCGCCCCAAAGCGGCTGCCAGGGCGTGA